A genomic region of Hydrogenovibrio crunogenus contains the following coding sequences:
- a CDS encoding transporter permease, whose protein sequence is MNELAVLIGIILFPGFISAITAEKITSHVKPWGALKYGIYSFVLGVMSYAVIQAVILIWQVIFENPVQYYYLSVWSFIFDPSLKFELADVFWATMIAIPLGILAAAIVYHKRLNRIAKFFNASFKYGDENLFSYFLSAEDTDWIYVRDKEKGLTYQGRVVSYSENESFQELVMMDVTVFGYDDSEEYYSVPKLYLSKKLGGFSIESIPNELLE, encoded by the coding sequence GTGAATGAATTAGCTGTTTTGATAGGCATAATACTTTTTCCAGGATTTATCTCAGCGATAACTGCTGAAAAAATTACTTCCCATGTTAAGCCCTGGGGTGCTTTGAAGTATGGGATCTATTCTTTTGTGCTTGGTGTTATGTCCTATGCTGTGATTCAAGCTGTAATATTGATTTGGCAAGTTATATTTGAGAACCCAGTTCAATATTATTATTTATCAGTCTGGTCTTTTATTTTCGATCCCTCATTAAAATTTGAACTTGCAGATGTTTTTTGGGCTACCATGATCGCAATTCCGCTTGGTATATTAGCCGCGGCAATTGTTTATCATAAACGTTTAAATAGAATAGCTAAGTTTTTTAATGCGTCGTTTAAATATGGAGATGAAAATCTATTTAGTTATTTTTTGAGTGCAGAAGATACTGATTGGATTTATGTAAGAGATAAAGAAAAAGGTTTGACTTATCAAGGAAGGGTTGTGTCTTATTCAGAAAATGAATCTTTTCAAGAACTAGTTATGATGGATGTGACAGTGTTTGGGTATGATGATTCTGAAGAGTATTACTCCGTTCCAAAGTTATATTTATCAAAAAAATTGGGCGGTTTCTCTATAGAGTCTATTCCCAATGAGTTATTAGAATAG
- a CDS encoding TniQ family protein, with the protein MKSGTSIKKERVIEAHEIKTIRYLLDLPFNDELVSSWIARNALQYGIKPSQLSTLIFEDTDTWKGDIDVFLNPKKITTLNKNTGIDENKIQSQTFYASCSYFYNQTEKTPQVKWVMPLGVRTRKKSFGLQYCPCCLSEDGNQPYFRKSWRLGFMTCCPFHSVQMHDRCPKCHNPIDIKRLQKHKGEILYHPEDIAYCSKCGFDLRKTQYIDVSSEEYGINRVNFIQSTTGYGKAGNLDFCYSNLYFEGIRRLLSFVVCSSNGKRLFVHLKRELQLQQMHHREALGHNIEPERLGINLRRTGFIMIYHLLQDWPETFVNSCKITDTSSHMIKTPYLEFPFWVSDTFFFNIHEHRFLTCDTEKKNIINYFQTRLKKKINLNQAVRLVKNLRETN; encoded by the coding sequence ATTAAATCTGGTACCAGCATCAAAAAGGAAAGAGTTATTGAAGCGCATGAGATAAAAACTATTCGATACCTACTCGATCTGCCATTTAATGATGAACTAGTATCGTCTTGGATTGCCAGAAATGCGCTTCAATATGGTATAAAACCAAGCCAACTTTCCACTTTGATTTTTGAGGATACTGATACTTGGAAGGGAGATATTGATGTCTTTCTAAACCCTAAAAAAATCACTACTCTCAATAAAAATACAGGCATAGATGAAAATAAAATTCAAAGCCAAACCTTCTATGCTTCATGCAGTTATTTTTACAATCAGACTGAAAAAACTCCCCAAGTAAAATGGGTTATGCCTTTGGGAGTACGCACCCGAAAAAAATCATTTGGTCTCCAATACTGCCCTTGTTGCCTATCGGAAGATGGAAATCAACCATATTTTAGAAAAAGCTGGCGTCTGGGCTTTATGACATGCTGTCCATTTCATTCTGTTCAGATGCATGACAGATGCCCTAAATGTCACAACCCAATCGACATTAAAAGACTTCAAAAACATAAAGGGGAGATTCTTTACCACCCAGAGGATATTGCCTATTGTTCAAAATGTGGGTTCGACCTTAGAAAAACTCAATACATTGACGTTTCTTCAGAAGAGTATGGAATCAATCGGGTTAATTTTATTCAATCGACGACCGGGTACGGGAAAGCTGGTAATTTAGATTTTTGCTATTCTAATCTTTACTTTGAGGGTATCCGGAGATTACTCTCATTTGTTGTTTGTAGCTCTAACGGTAAAAGACTATTTGTTCATCTCAAGAGAGAGTTGCAATTGCAACAAATGCATCATCGTGAAGCGCTAGGACATAATATTGAACCAGAAAGATTAGGTATTAATTTACGGCGCACAGGATTCATCATGATTTATCATTTGCTACAGGATTGGCCCGAGACTTTTGTGAATTCTTGTAAGATCACTGACACGTCCTCCCACATGATAAAAACGCCATATTTGGAATTTCCATTTTGGGTATCTGACACATTTTTCTTCAATATCCATGAACACCGTTTTTTGACATGTGATACTGAAAAAAAGAACATCATTAATTATTTTCAAACACGGTTAAAAAAGAAGATCAACCTAAATCAGGCAGTGAGACTTGTCAAAAATCTCAGGGAAACAAATTAA
- a CDS encoding TniB family NTP-binding protein produces MSKYDHLLDKAFDILSASKEERIRYVNEDKWIGYPRAQQILERLEDFISYPQVERMPNLLIVGDSNNGKTQILKRFAERYPMSIDEDTYTNVQPIVFISAPAKPDENAFLIRLLEEMIIPYAKNDSLEVKRQMAIRAMQTRKTRMLIIDEIQHIIAGSYNAQKGFLNSIKDLSNTLKIPIIGAGIEDAFHAIQVDSQLANRFQVEVLERWKFENKGDRVKFAQLIASIETRLPLQEPSYLYKKPYIEQLHYLSDGLIGEVVLIMKQLATYAIKHDLPCIDDSVFGELNLVPASKRKELLKRMR; encoded by the coding sequence ATGAGCAAATACGACCATCTTCTTGATAAAGCTTTTGACATACTGAGTGCCTCAAAGGAAGAACGCATCAGATACGTTAATGAAGACAAATGGATAGGATACCCCAGAGCGCAACAAATTCTAGAACGGTTAGAAGACTTCATTTCCTATCCACAAGTAGAAAGAATGCCAAATCTTTTAATTGTAGGTGACAGCAATAACGGCAAGACTCAGATTCTGAAACGCTTTGCTGAGCGTTATCCAATGTCAATTGATGAAGATACTTACACGAATGTTCAACCAATTGTTTTCATCTCAGCTCCAGCCAAACCGGATGAAAACGCTTTCTTAATTCGCTTGCTCGAAGAAATGATTATTCCTTATGCCAAAAACGACAGTTTGGAAGTTAAAAGACAAATGGCAATCAGGGCAATGCAAACTCGCAAAACCAGAATGTTGATCATTGATGAGATTCAACACATCATTGCGGGTTCTTATAATGCTCAAAAAGGATTTTTGAACAGTATTAAAGACCTAAGTAACACTTTAAAGATTCCTATTATTGGTGCCGGTATCGAAGATGCTTTTCATGCAATCCAAGTTGATTCACAGCTGGCAAATCGTTTTCAGGTTGAGGTACTTGAAAGGTGGAAGTTTGAGAACAAAGGGGATCGGGTTAAATTTGCCCAGTTAATTGCATCTATTGAAACAAGACTGCCCTTGCAAGAACCTTCTTATCTTTATAAAAAGCCCTACATAGAACAATTGCATTATCTTAGTGACGGCCTGATTGGTGAAGTAGTACTCATTATGAAACAGTTGGCTACTTATGCAATTAAGCATGATTTGCCTTGCATTGATGATTCTGTGTTTGGCGAATTAAATCTGGTACCAGCATCAAAAAGGAAAGAGTTATTGAAGCGCATGAGATAA